The following are encoded together in the Bos javanicus breed banteng chromosome X, ARS-OSU_banteng_1.0, whole genome shotgun sequence genome:
- the LOC133242521 gene encoding DDB1- and CUL4-associated factor 12-like protein 2: MLRSPVRDSSPGSPALSSHAAPRPPPGMAPEQTGNKKREEPAPQKAAEGSSSLSSSSPGSSSPGSAAVHADGPQPPKKPKRMVVRRSLVDYLRGREVGAPGRAGLSGFDSELHGFAVRKLPELLRERELSLGTVDKVFASQWLNARQVVCGTKCNTLFVVDVRSSQVTRIPLIRDRRHPPARAQPGCGIHAVQLNPSKTLMATRGENPNSLAVYWLPTLDPLCLGDHGHKDWIFAIAWMSDTVVVSGSRDGTLGIWKIDPDVFRRNAEGLSVYAHIRPVEVEDVPRAATNRRNSKVRAMAFSAKRQELGAVTMDGYFHLWKAQNTLSRLLSIRLPYCRENVCLTFCGELSLYAVGSQSHVSFLDLRQGHQNIRYLCSHEGSTGVRSLSFYEHMVTVGTGHGSLLFYDIRAQKFLEEKVSDSQHSSPRPTGRRFRLICGRGWLNQDDLQMNDLSALAELPNALYTHCYNWPEMKLFVAGGPLPSILRGNYAGLWS; this comes from the coding sequence ATGCTCCGCTCGCCTGTCCGCGACTCCTCGCCCGGCTCGCCAGCCCTGTCTTCCCAcgccgccccccgcccgccgcccggcATGGCCCCGGAGCAAACAGGTAACAAGAAGCGGGAAGAGCCGGCGCCCCAGAAGGCCGCAGAGGGCTCGTCGTCGCTGAGCTCGTCGTCGCCGGGCTCGTCGTCGCCGGGCTCGGCGGCGGTGCACGCAGACGGCCCGCAGCCTCCCAAGAAGCCCAAGCGGATGGTGGTGCGGCGCTCACTGGTGGACTACCTGAGGGGGCGCGAGGTGGGCGCGCCGGGCCGCGCCGGGCTCTCAGGCTTCGATAGCGAGCTGCATGGCTTCGCGGTGCGGAAGCTGCCAGAGCTGCTGCGGGAGCGCGAACTGTCCTTGGGCACCGTGGACAAGGTGTTCGCGTCGCAGTGGCTGAACGCCAGGCAGGTGGTGTGCGGTACCAAGTGCAACACGCTCTTCGTGGTGGACGTGCGGTCCAGCCAGGTAACGCGCATCCCCCTCATACGGGATCGTCGGCACCCGCCGGCCCGCGCCCAGCCGGGCTGCGGCATCCATGCGGTCCAGCTGAATCCCTCCAAGACACTGATGGCCACCAGGGGTGAGAACCCCAACAGCCTGGCCGTCTACTGGTTGCCAACGCTGGATCCCTTGTGCCTGGGCGACCACGGCCACAAAGACTGGATCTTCGCCATCGCCTGGATGAGCGACACGGTGGTGGTGAGCGGCTCCCGCGACGGCACCTTGGGCATCTGGAAGATAGACCCCGACGTATTCCGGCGCAATGCTGAAGGGCTCTCCGTGTATGCCCACATCCGTCCCGTGGAAGTGGAGGATGTCCCCAGGGCCGCCACCAACCGACGTAACTCCAAGGTGCGGGCTATGGCCTTCAGCGCCAAGAGGCAGGAGCTGGGAGCCGTGACCATGGATGGCTACTTCCACCTGTGGAAAGCCCAGAATACCCTGTCCAGGCTGTTGTCCATCAGGCTGCCTTACTGCAGAGAGAACGTGTGCCTGACCTTCTGCGGTGAGTTGTCCCTGTACGCGGTAGGCTCCCAGTCCCATGTCTCTTTCCTGGACCTGCGCCAGGGTCACCAGAACATCCGGTACCTGTGCTCTCACGAGGGCAGCACGGGTGTGCGCTCCCTCAGCTTCTATGAGCACATGGTCACCGTGGGCACCGGCCACGGCTCTCTGCTCTTCTATGACATCCGCGCGCAGAAGTTCCTGGAGGAGAAGGTCTCGGACAGCCAGCACTCCTCTCCGCGGCCCACAGGGAGGAGGTTCAGGCTGATTTGTGGCAGAGGCTGGCTCAACCAAGATGACCTGCAGATGAACGACCTCAGTGCCTTGGCCGAGTTGCCCAATGCTCTCTACACCCATTGCTACAACTGGCCGGAGATGAAGCTCTTCGTCGCTGGCGGCCCTCTTCCTTCAATCCTCCGTGGGAACTATGCAGGCCTCTGGAGCTAG